The proteins below come from a single Triticum aestivum cultivar Chinese Spring chromosome 5D, IWGSC CS RefSeq v2.1, whole genome shotgun sequence genomic window:
- the LOC123125764 gene encoding pathogenesis-related protein 1-like yields MEYSPKLSAVLLLALASVMVVTAQNSPDDFVEAHNAARADVGVGPVIWNETVAAYAQAYARQRRGDCRLKTSPAGHPYGENLFRGSGSGTDWTAADAVTLWVSNRQYYDHDSNTCSAPPLKSCLTYTQVVWRESTAIGCARVVCASGFGVFIICSYNPPGNLLGQSPY; encoded by the coding sequence ATGGAGTACTCGCCGAAGCTATCAGCGGTACTGCTCTTAGCCCTCGCGTCCGTCATGGTGGTCACGGCCCAGAACTCGCCGGACGACTTCGTGGAAGCCCACAACGCGGCGCGCGCAGACGTGGGCGTCGGGCCGGTGATCTGGAACGAGACGGTGGCCGCATACGCGCAGGCGTACGCGAGGCAGCGCCGCGGCGACTGCCGGCTGAAAACTTCTCCGGCGGGCCATCCGTACGGGGAGAACCTCTTCAGAGGCAGTGGGAGTGGGACCGACTGGACAGCGGCGGACGCCGTGACGCTGTGGGTGTCGAACAGGCAGTACTACGACCACGACAGCAACACCTGCTCGGCGCCGCCGCTCAAGTCGTGCTTGACCTACACGCAGGTGGTGTGGCGCGAGTCGACAGCCATCGGTTGCGCCCGCGTCGTGTGTGCCAGCGGCTTCGGCGTCTTCATCATCTGCAGCTACAACCCGCCGGGCAACCTCTTGGGGCAGAGCCCATACTAA
- the LOC123126341 gene encoding ethylene-responsive transcription factor 2-like yields the protein MAPKKTPKGKSGFFGVRQKPFGNWGVEFSDAGRRWWIDTYPSAHEAARAYDAAVWRAERPRSHLNFPEIESRAEAEMLVPQGINMKEITTKKKKKKPSVVVSAGETDEEAMARFAWEHPEYVQAELEYYWKREAKQKKKGPKKEDEAGPSTLIPIESSSEEDWADFSEEEEEEGCDDPTKEEFWEQFRSSDEE from the coding sequence atggcgccgaagaagacgcCGAAGGGCAAGTCGGGCTTCTTCGGCGTGAGGCAGAAGCCCTTCGGCAACTGGGGTGTGGAGTTCTCCGACGCCGGAAGGCGTTGGTGGATCGACACGTACCCCTCCGCCCACGAGGCCGCGCGTGCctacgacgcggcggtgtggcgtGCCGAGAGGCCTCGGTCGCACCTCAACTTTCCAGAGATCGAGAGTCGGGCGGAAGCGGAGATGCTTGTGCCGCAGGGCATCAACATGAAGGAGATcacgacaaagaagaagaagaagaagccgtcGGTTGTCGTCAGTGCTGGCGAGACCGATGAGGAGGCGATGGCGAGGTTTGCTTGGGAGCATCCGGAGTACGTCCAGGCCGAGCTGGAGTACTACTGGAAGCGTGAggcgaagcagaagaagaaggggccgAAGAAGGAGGATGAGGCCGGTCCCTCGACGCTGATCCCCATCGAGTCCTCTTCTGAGGAGGACTGGGCAGacttctcggaggaggaggaggaggaggggtgcgaCGACCCGACGAAGGAGGAGTTCTGGGagcagttccgtagctccgatgaGGAGTAG